The following proteins are encoded in a genomic region of Nitrospirota bacterium:
- a CDS encoding class I SAM-dependent methyltransferase, which translates to MRVGMIPENPLEWLLTRANALPFPVADTFVAIIQARAIMAATRLGVFEALSKAPASAPELAAKLSCTDKGIQILLNALVGCGYVAESGGRYDLAPRARKWVTPDDPRSMNRFIDFQYDHWEWWMRLDDAIRTGATLDLHAGMLDPAGWRRYIYGLHDLSKMAARELVLRFRLRPNQTRLLDIGGGHGAYPAAYCRKYPNLHAVMFDLPPALDVAREIVQTHYRDVANRIELRPGDLAKDDLGSGHDVIFIFNLLHHFDGAEIRRIVQKVAGALNPGGAFVILDQFKREKGAGPESYAAVLTQLLFLVTSNAGSLDLGEVRAWLEESGFSNVRAKNLRVGPGTSYITAVKRA; encoded by the coding sequence ATGCGCGTCGGGATGATCCCCGAAAATCCGCTTGAATGGCTGCTGACCCGAGCCAATGCGTTGCCGTTTCCTGTCGCCGACACGTTCGTGGCCATCATCCAGGCCCGGGCGATCATGGCAGCGACCCGCCTCGGCGTGTTCGAGGCGCTCTCCAAAGCGCCGGCCTCGGCCCCGGAGCTTGCCGCCAAATTGTCATGCACGGACAAAGGCATCCAGATTCTGCTCAACGCGTTGGTGGGCTGCGGCTATGTCGCGGAGAGCGGTGGCCGTTACGACCTGGCGCCACGTGCGCGCAAATGGGTGACGCCCGACGATCCGCGATCCATGAACCGGTTCATCGACTTCCAGTACGACCACTGGGAGTGGTGGATGCGTCTCGATGACGCCATTCGCACCGGGGCGACGTTGGACCTGCACGCCGGCATGCTCGATCCGGCCGGGTGGCGCCGCTACATCTACGGGCTACACGATCTGTCCAAGATGGCCGCGCGGGAACTCGTCCTGCGGTTTCGGTTGCGGCCGAACCAGACCCGATTGCTCGATATCGGGGGCGGCCATGGCGCGTACCCGGCCGCGTATTGCCGCAAGTATCCGAATCTTCACGCCGTGATGTTCGATCTCCCCCCGGCCTTGGACGTGGCGCGCGAGATCGTACAAACCCACTATCGGGACGTGGCGAATCGTATCGAGCTTCGCCCCGGAGACCTGGCCAAGGACGATCTGGGGAGTGGCCATGACGTGATTTTCATCTTTAACCTTCTGCACCACTTCGACGGCGCGGAAATTCGCCGCATCGTCCAGAAAGTGGCCGGCGCATTGAATCCCGGCGGTGCGTTCGTGATCCTCGATCAATTCAAGCGTGAAAAAGGGGCGGGCCCGGAATCCTACGCCGCGGTCCTCACGCAGCTCTTGTTCTTGGTCACCAGCAACGCGGGAAGCCTGGATCTCGGCGAAGTTCGTGCTTGGTTGGAGGAGTCGGGTTTTTCGAACGTGCGAGCGAAGAACCTGCGAGTCGGTCCCGGAACCTCGTACATCACGGCGGTCAAACGCGCGTGA
- a CDS encoding ATP-binding protein, giving the protein MTIVPKGMLIVGTAIATASIGVLVLKDRRNAPNVVGFFLCQAAALQALFLLGREWLLDQNRVPLPWNNLADASGVLFSFAAVSFALAFPQPVPRFRAAVTVLAVVSAPIAAVALAGGNFAEHAVVDGVHVFTTTPFYRVYIGYVLLCMVATFGVLVAKYRQEGTASANETARKAVGTVLIGFSGAIAVGLIFAFILPLLFHEVRYFYLQTLGFLIATLVVFYSVVRFHAFDVQTVVHKTLSWLALSSVPLAVAFWAGSWLKPRMAEASSSDWGLAIGGLAFLIGLYLYVAQPYIDQLFDRRQYNLRRTLEEMITDLAVLQELRPMAEGILARVCRVLPVEGACAMVLADSRDRLAVVASQGRGVEDSIGLQADALKRLETGEVLGLDRVRDDAVQTWLEPLNFAVCFPLVQHGQVVGAIALGKKRNLRRFSPREIAFLSRVAATATIAVSNSLLLERVRELDRLKTEFLSEIAHELRGPLFGISSIADGLAADDDHALTDDHRRLIDVIRVTAVEMKELVEHLFDLNKLEMGVMRFEVQPMDVPTVVSLAVDLARDSARAKGLALDLAIDDSLPMVQGDRARIRQCVTNLLSNAIKYTDRGTIRVSCRLHGTNVRVAVEDTGPGMGPEEVKTAFERYRRGREVAAIEGTGLGLALTKEIIEAHGGSVAVDSAPGRGSTFFFDLPVQQVTPQRVTEGSHGWPGRPLFRTASLGTGPQDGSSWTMPESLHGRGETILVADDSETDREALRASLAGKGYTVLTARDGLEALDLVRSRKPGLVVTDLMMPRLSGAELCRLLKEDPDTASVPVILVTARNSLGDMVFGIEMGADDYVAKPYDTHELAVRISALLRMRRIREDLESAQARLVEMELIATSAGTLAHAVKNPVVIIRNYVKWLRDAIERSDSRETGDALARIDAAAAAIARIIDGLKRAHLERPRKTWVHLPELLDGAFREMAETAAGADVRVVREYEDGLPPVEGDASQLMMAFTNLLTNAIEAMPNGGMLTLRVFTTGSEGIQIEIQDSGSGIRKELQEHLFKPFITTKIGGTGLGLWTARRIIEAHHAGRLVIDSVPGKGTVVRVWMPTRSPTGNAVREVVNHGTSRDSDR; this is encoded by the coding sequence ATGACGATCGTGCCCAAGGGCATGCTGATCGTCGGTACTGCCATCGCGACGGCGTCCATCGGCGTCTTGGTCCTCAAAGATCGCCGGAACGCGCCCAACGTGGTCGGGTTCTTCTTGTGCCAGGCGGCCGCCCTCCAGGCGCTCTTCCTCCTCGGCCGGGAATGGCTGCTCGACCAGAACCGCGTTCCACTCCCCTGGAATAACCTCGCCGACGCCAGCGGCGTGTTGTTTTCATTCGCCGCCGTGTCGTTCGCCCTCGCGTTTCCCCAACCCGTCCCTCGCTTCCGCGCCGCGGTCACCGTGCTGGCCGTGGTCTCCGCGCCCATTGCCGCAGTCGCTCTGGCAGGCGGCAACTTCGCGGAGCACGCCGTGGTCGACGGGGTCCACGTCTTTACCACCACGCCTTTCTACCGGGTCTACATCGGTTACGTCCTGCTCTGCATGGTGGCGACGTTTGGAGTCCTGGTTGCCAAATACCGTCAGGAGGGGACTGCGAGCGCGAACGAGACCGCCCGGAAAGCGGTCGGGACGGTCCTGATCGGCTTCTCTGGCGCGATCGCGGTCGGACTCATTTTCGCATTCATCCTGCCCCTCCTTTTCCACGAGGTTCGATACTTCTATCTGCAAACGCTGGGCTTTCTGATCGCCACGCTCGTCGTCTTCTATTCGGTTGTGCGGTTCCACGCGTTCGACGTCCAGACCGTGGTGCACAAGACGCTGAGCTGGCTCGCCTTGTCGTCGGTGCCGCTGGCCGTCGCGTTCTGGGCGGGCTCCTGGCTCAAGCCCCGCATGGCCGAGGCGTCCTCGTCGGACTGGGGACTGGCGATCGGAGGACTCGCCTTCCTGATCGGCCTGTATCTGTACGTCGCGCAGCCGTACATCGATCAGCTCTTTGACCGGCGGCAATACAACCTCCGGCGGACCCTGGAGGAGATGATCACGGATCTCGCGGTGCTCCAAGAACTCCGTCCCATGGCGGAAGGCATCCTCGCGCGTGTCTGCCGCGTGCTCCCGGTCGAGGGCGCCTGCGCCATGGTGCTCGCCGATTCACGCGACCGGCTGGCGGTCGTCGCGTCGCAGGGCCGTGGCGTTGAGGACTCGATCGGGCTTCAGGCCGACGCGCTGAAGCGGCTCGAGACTGGAGAGGTGCTGGGGCTCGATCGTGTCCGAGACGATGCTGTTCAGACGTGGCTGGAGCCATTGAACTTCGCGGTCTGTTTCCCGCTGGTGCAGCACGGCCAGGTCGTCGGAGCCATTGCCTTGGGGAAGAAGCGGAACCTGCGCCGGTTCTCCCCACGGGAAATCGCGTTTCTGTCGCGAGTGGCTGCGACGGCAACCATCGCGGTCTCCAATTCGCTGCTCCTGGAACGGGTTCGTGAGCTGGACCGCCTCAAAACGGAATTTCTCTCGGAGATCGCCCACGAGCTTCGCGGGCCGCTCTTCGGCATTTCGAGTATCGCCGATGGGCTGGCGGCGGACGACGATCACGCCCTGACCGACGACCACCGCCGGCTGATCGACGTGATCCGCGTGACCGCGGTGGAGATGAAGGAGCTGGTGGAGCACCTGTTTGACTTGAACAAGCTCGAAATGGGGGTTATGCGGTTCGAGGTTCAGCCGATGGACGTCCCCACGGTGGTGAGCCTGGCGGTCGACCTGGCGAGGGATTCGGCTCGGGCCAAGGGCCTCGCTCTCGATTTGGCGATCGACGACAGCCTTCCTATGGTACAGGGAGACCGCGCGCGAATCCGGCAGTGCGTGACCAATCTGCTCTCGAATGCGATCAAGTACACCGACCGCGGGACCATCCGCGTGTCTTGCCGTCTTCACGGGACCAACGTGCGCGTGGCTGTCGAGGACACCGGGCCGGGGATGGGTCCGGAAGAAGTGAAGACGGCGTTTGAACGCTACCGGCGCGGCCGAGAGGTGGCAGCCATCGAGGGGACCGGCCTGGGGTTGGCGCTGACCAAGGAAATCATCGAGGCCCACGGAGGCAGCGTGGCGGTCGACAGCGCACCAGGGCGGGGAAGCACGTTCTTCTTCGATCTTCCAGTCCAGCAAGTGACGCCCCAACGCGTGACGGAAGGGTCGCACGGCTGGCCGGGCCGGCCGTTGTTCAGAACTGCGTCCCTCGGGACAGGGCCCCAAGACGGCTCTTCGTGGACTATGCCGGAGTCCCTACATGGCCGGGGTGAAACGATTCTGGTCGCCGATGATTCTGAAACGGATCGTGAGGCGCTCCGAGCGTCGTTGGCGGGGAAGGGATACACGGTCTTGACCGCCAGAGACGGCCTGGAGGCGCTAGACCTGGTGCGTTCCCGCAAGCCGGGCTTGGTGGTGACCGACCTGATGATGCCCCGGCTGTCCGGCGCCGAGCTCTGCCGTCTCCTCAAAGAGGATCCCGATACGGCCTCCGTTCCCGTGATCCTGGTCACGGCCCGCAACAGCCTGGGCGACATGGTCTTCGGGATCGAGATGGGGGCTGACGACTATGTGGCCAAGCCGTACGACACGCACGAGCTGGCCGTGAGGATTTCCGCGCTACTGCGCATGCGGAGGATCCGGGAGGACCTCGAGTCGGCGCAGGCCCGCCTGGTCGAGATGGAACTGATCGCGACCTCTGCGGGGACATTGGCGCACGCGGTCAAGAACCCGGTGGTGATCATCAGAAACTACGTGAAGTGGCTGCGGGACGCGATTGAGCGTTCGGACAGCCGTGAAACGGGTGACGCGCTGGCGCGGATCGACGCGGCCGCCGCGGCCATCGCGCGGATCATCGACGGCCTCAAGCGAGCACACCTGGAGCGGCCGAGGAAGACCTGGGTCCACCTGCCGGAACTCCTGGATGGCGCATTCCGTGAAATGGCAGAGACAGCGGCCGGCGCGGACGTCCGTGTCGTCCGGGAATATGAAGACGGGCTGCCTCCGGTTGAAGGGGACGCGTCCCAACTCATGATGGCATTCACGAATCTACTGACCAACGCGATCGAGGCGATGCCAAACGGAGGGATGCTGACGCTCAGAGTTTTTACAACGGGCTCCGAAGGCATCCAGATCGAAATTCAGGATTCCGGATCGGGGATTCGAAAGGAGTTGCAGGAGCACTTGTTCAAGCCGTTCATCACGACAAAGATCGGCGGCACCGGACTGGGGCTCTGGACCGCGAGGCGGATCATCGAAGCCCATCACGCCGGACGCCTGGTGATCGATTCTGTTCCAGGAAAAGGCACCGTGGTCCGGGTGTGGATGCCGACGCGAAGCCCGACAGGCAACGCTGTGCGAGAGGTGGTGAATCATGGAACGAGCCGAGATTCTGATCGTTGA
- a CDS encoding sigma-54 dependent transcriptional regulator encodes MERAEILIVEDDPNYVELYGAVLKSAGYTTAVASDPKEALASIQRRAPDLVLLDLTFEGTPQAGLDFIPDALHRWPDLPITVVSSQDQSAIITKALELGAVDYIVKDQSLYDLLAFRVSQTLTRTRLERRIKMDGGFIFDAGRVIIGRSPGMLHVYDLIERVAQHRSTVLILGESGTGKELVAQAIHARKGLPNAPFVSIDCGAVPKSVLEPELFGVKANYPGFHNKERLVGKLEAAGDGTLFLDEIGNMEMDLQASLLRVLEERRFTPLGETTSLALRAQVVASTNVNIDAAIRAGKFREDLYYRLNEVPIVLPPLRDRKEDIPLLVRHVLAQHEVRSGDRIEIVPEAVEKLMAYAWPGNVRELVKTLQRAGTLCRSRYLTPKDLDLSPATKPAVAATEFTPIDESILSISVRMPSETAPLAEFTRVARRAYARHAMAQAKGNRLMAAGLLGVDIRTLRRLLNDHREDEAS; translated from the coding sequence ATGGAACGAGCCGAGATTCTGATCGTTGAAGACGATCCCAACTACGTCGAACTCTACGGGGCGGTCCTCAAGTCCGCTGGCTACACGACGGCGGTCGCGTCTGACCCCAAGGAGGCGCTCGCTTCGATCCAGCGGCGCGCGCCTGACTTGGTACTCCTCGATCTAACCTTCGAAGGCACGCCGCAGGCGGGATTGGATTTCATCCCAGACGCGCTCCACCGATGGCCGGATCTTCCCATCACCGTGGTGAGCAGCCAGGATCAGAGCGCGATCATTACCAAAGCCCTGGAGTTGGGCGCGGTGGATTACATCGTGAAGGATCAATCGCTTTACGACCTGCTCGCGTTCCGGGTGAGCCAGACGCTGACACGCACGCGTCTGGAGCGCCGGATCAAGATGGACGGCGGGTTCATCTTCGACGCCGGCCGGGTAATCATCGGGCGGTCCCCCGGCATGTTGCACGTCTACGACCTCATCGAGCGCGTCGCCCAACACCGGTCCACGGTCCTCATTCTTGGCGAGAGCGGGACCGGGAAGGAACTGGTCGCCCAGGCCATCCACGCGCGCAAGGGACTGCCCAACGCGCCGTTCGTGTCGATCGACTGCGGCGCGGTTCCCAAGTCCGTCCTGGAACCGGAGTTGTTCGGGGTGAAGGCGAACTACCCCGGCTTCCACAACAAAGAGCGACTGGTCGGCAAGCTGGAGGCCGCCGGAGACGGGACGCTCTTCCTCGACGAGATCGGCAACATGGAGATGGACCTGCAGGCATCCTTATTGCGGGTGCTGGAGGAGCGCCGGTTCACACCGCTAGGGGAGACCACGAGCCTAGCGCTCCGAGCCCAGGTCGTCGCGTCGACCAACGTGAACATCGACGCGGCGATCCGAGCTGGAAAATTTCGCGAGGATCTGTACTACCGCCTCAACGAGGTGCCGATCGTGCTACCACCGCTCCGCGACCGGAAAGAGGACATTCCGCTATTGGTGCGACACGTGCTCGCTCAACACGAGGTGCGGTCTGGAGATCGGATCGAGATCGTACCGGAGGCGGTCGAGAAACTGATGGCGTATGCCTGGCCGGGAAACGTGAGGGAACTCGTCAAGACTCTACAACGTGCGGGCACATTGTGCCGATCGCGTTATCTCACGCCGAAAGACTTGGATCTCAGCCCAGCGACTAAGCCTGCAGTTGCTGCCACCGAATTCACACCCATCGACGAGTCGATTCTGTCAATCTCGGTGCGTATGCCGTCGGAGACTGCACCGTTGGCTGAGTTCACTCGCGTGGCCAGGAGGGCCTATGCGCGGCATGCGATGGCGCAGGCCAAGGGCAATCGGCTCATGGCAGCGGGACTTTTAGGTGTGGATATCAGGACGCTGCGGCGGCTTCTGAACGACCATCGAGAGGATGAGGCGTCGTGA
- a CDS encoding VOC family protein translates to MNNFVVWFDIPVKNLDRAMKFYSTVMSVELKSIEIGPGKQANFPFVPGVASGSLRESKDSEPSAAGTMVYLNGGEDLSAPLARVEAAGGTIIKNKTRIGENGFMAIFKDTEGNHVALHSRK, encoded by the coding sequence ATGAATAACTTTGTCGTTTGGTTTGACATTCCAGTTAAGAATTTGGACAGGGCAATGAAGTTCTACTCCACGGTGATGTCTGTCGAATTGAAGTCGATTGAAATCGGCCCTGGCAAACAAGCCAATTTCCCCTTTGTCCCGGGCGTAGCATCCGGCTCTCTGAGAGAGAGCAAGGATAGTGAGCCAAGTGCTGCGGGCACGATGGTTTACCTCAATGGCGGGGAAGATTTATCCGCACCTCTGGCGCGCGTCGAGGCTGCGGGCGGAACAATTATCAAAAATAAAACCCGTATCGGAGAGAATGGCTTTATGGCAATTTTCAAGGACACTGAGGGCAATCATGTCGCACTTCATAGCCGGAAATGA
- a CDS encoding helix-turn-helix domain-containing protein: protein MGKSKTDCRQSGCPIAFTLDLLGDKWSLLIIRDMIFKGRCYFGEFLEANEKIATNILTDRLKKLEDSEIVTKTQDPEHQKKYIYELTPKGVGLIPVILEVILWGTKNDPNTKTPKELFRRLNKDKSELTREIIEAVKNHEPALNCLSSMKY from the coding sequence ATGGGCAAAAGCAAGACAGATTGCAGGCAGTCAGGGTGCCCCATCGCTTTTACCCTAGATTTACTCGGGGATAAATGGTCGCTGTTGATTATCCGGGATATGATTTTCAAGGGAAGGTGCTACTTTGGTGAGTTTCTTGAAGCTAACGAAAAAATAGCGACCAATATATTGACTGACAGGCTCAAAAAACTCGAAGACAGTGAGATTGTTACTAAAACCCAAGACCCTGAGCATCAGAAGAAATACATCTATGAACTTACACCGAAAGGGGTTGGTCTCATTCCAGTAATTCTTGAGGTCATTCTCTGGGGCACAAAAAACGATCCGAATACCAAAACTCCAAAAGAACTTTTTCGGCGCTTAAACAAGGACAAATCTGAATTGACCAGGGAAATTATTGAGGCGGTGAAAAACCATGAGCCAGCCCTCAATTGTTTATCGAGTATGAAATATTAG
- a CDS encoding GNAT family N-acetyltransferase, translated as MTITEATTAEDYSGGRALIEEYTAVLGVDLYFQNFGGELANLRDVYGPPAGCLLLAREGAAAVGCVAVRRTEQEICEMKRLYVRPEQRGRGVGRSLAVAALARARGLGYRRMVLDTLPAMSKAQSLYESIGFREITSYYHNPLPGVRYLAVDLVVTV; from the coding sequence GTGACGATCACTGAGGCGACGACGGCGGAAGACTACTCGGGCGGCCGAGCGCTCATTGAAGAATACACGGCCGTGTTGGGCGTTGACTTATATTTCCAGAACTTTGGGGGGGAACTTGCAAATTTGCGAGACGTGTATGGACCGCCCGCTGGTTGTCTGCTGCTCGCGCGAGAAGGCGCGGCCGCCGTCGGCTGCGTGGCAGTACGGCGTACAGAACAGGAGATCTGTGAGATGAAGAGACTCTATGTCAGACCCGAGCAACGTGGCCGCGGCGTCGGGCGGTCGTTGGCCGTGGCGGCACTTGCACGCGCACGAGGGCTTGGTTACCGCCGCATGGTGCTTGATACGTTGCCAGCGATGAGCAAAGCGCAGTCGCTGTACGAGTCGATCGGGTTTCGAGAAATCACGAGTTATTACCACAATCCTTTGCCAGGGGTCCGGTACTTAGCGGTCGATCTTGTCGTCACTGTATAA
- a CDS encoding methyltransferase domain-containing protein yields MAKRTLESHGEFFAPYLEPGMSVLDGGCGPGSITVGIAARVAPGNVVGVDVGSSQIDRAVATATREGVRNVRFQTANCYALPFGDGTFDRVFSHALMEHVADPVQALRECFRVLKPGGMIGVCSPDWGGFILSPPSPELSRAVEAYTTLQSKNGGDVDVGRKLGLHLQAAGFGVVRLSARYECYPSLEFIGEYLALQLEREGHGQSATVFRAWSQQKAGMFAQAWVSVVAVKPR; encoded by the coding sequence ATGGCCAAGCGAACGCTTGAGTCACACGGGGAGTTCTTTGCGCCGTACCTTGAGCCTGGCATGTCCGTTCTCGATGGTGGGTGCGGTCCTGGATCGATCACCGTGGGGATCGCAGCCCGCGTCGCACCCGGGAACGTGGTCGGCGTTGATGTCGGGTCGTCCCAGATAGACCGCGCAGTGGCCACGGCGACGCGCGAGGGTGTGCGCAACGTCCGCTTCCAAACCGCCAACTGTTACGCACTGCCGTTCGGGGACGGCACATTCGACCGGGTTTTCAGCCATGCACTCATGGAGCACGTGGCTGATCCGGTCCAAGCGCTGCGTGAATGCTTTCGAGTCCTCAAGCCCGGAGGCATGATCGGCGTGTGTAGCCCTGATTGGGGCGGGTTCATCCTCTCCCCTCCGTCGCCCGAACTGTCGCGAGCGGTCGAGGCGTACACGACGCTCCAGTCCAAGAATGGTGGCGACGTGGATGTGGGACGGAAGCTCGGTCTCCATCTTCAAGCCGCCGGGTTCGGAGTCGTTCGCCTGTCTGCACGATACGAGTGCTATCCGTCCCTTGAGTTCATCGGCGAGTACCTGGCGCTCCAGCTTGAACGAGAAGGCCACGGACAATCGGCAACCGTCTTTCGTGCGTGGAGTCAACAGAAGGCAGGCATGTTCGCACAAGCCTGGGTCTCTGTGGTGGCGGTCAAGCCCCGATGA
- a CDS encoding LLM class oxidoreductase, translating into MDTPRTNSGFRRMFAPGRLTLGVFFAIESYKGDTPLMQHQVELARRAEQLGFSALWFRDVPLRDPSFGDVGQIYDPWVYLGYIAAHTSRIALATGSIIFPIRHPLHIAKAAASVDRLSGGRLVLGIASGDRPSEYPAFGIDFTTRGERLRETLRYVLEALNSSFPVIESPFGRMDGVDLIPKPHDGRIPVLVTGNSQQDLAWIAKNADGWIYYPRSLSRQALAITEWRELTQHYCPETFKPFAQSLYIDLTTDRDDAPEPIHLGFRLGRNRLIEFLQALQKIGVNHVVLNLKYGSRPAADVLEEIGEEVLPLFTTDSAVNEAVADR; encoded by the coding sequence ATGGATACGCCGAGAACAAATTCGGGGTTCCGACGAATGTTTGCGCCTGGCCGATTAACGCTCGGTGTGTTCTTCGCCATCGAATCTTATAAAGGCGATACACCCCTCATGCAGCATCAGGTTGAGCTCGCCCGGCGCGCGGAACAGTTGGGGTTTTCCGCCTTGTGGTTTCGCGATGTCCCCCTCCGCGACCCGAGCTTCGGCGATGTCGGACAGATCTATGATCCCTGGGTCTATCTTGGCTATATCGCCGCGCATACGTCACGCATTGCGCTAGCCACGGGCAGCATCATTTTCCCGATCAGGCATCCCTTACATATTGCCAAGGCGGCCGCGTCGGTTGACCGGCTTTCCGGGGGACGGTTGGTGCTTGGGATCGCCTCGGGAGACCGACCGTCGGAATATCCGGCATTCGGAATCGATTTTACCACGCGAGGCGAGCGGCTTCGCGAGACCCTGCGTTATGTTCTTGAAGCGTTGAACAGTTCGTTTCCCGTCATTGAATCGCCCTTTGGGCGCATGGATGGAGTCGATCTCATTCCAAAGCCACATGACGGACGTATTCCCGTGCTGGTTACAGGCAACAGTCAGCAGGATTTGGCATGGATCGCAAAGAATGCGGATGGATGGATTTATTACCCGCGGAGTCTGAGCCGCCAGGCGCTGGCGATAACGGAGTGGCGCGAGCTGACACAACACTATTGCCCGGAGACGTTCAAACCCTTCGCTCAATCTCTCTACATTGACCTCACAACGGATCGAGACGACGCCCCGGAGCCGATTCACCTTGGTTTCCGCCTGGGGAGAAACCGGTTGATCGAGTTTCTCCAGGCGTTGCAGAAGATCGGGGTGAATCATGTCGTCCTGAATCTCAAATACGGCAGCAGACCGGCTGCGGATGTCTTGGAGGAGATCGGGGAGGAGGTCCTGCCGCTGTTCACGACCGATTCGGCGGTAAACGAAGCGGTCGCCGATCGGTAG
- a CDS encoding metalloregulator ArsR/SmtB family transcription factor, whose translation MIKITDDSHGLIAAFKALSNNTRLRILSWLKEPEKHFPRQEAADMREVGVCVKHIQHKVGLSQSTVSLYLTELQEAGLVTVTRLGQWTYYKRDEKGIEALARHIKRSL comes from the coding sequence ATGATCAAAATTACCGACGATAGCCACGGTCTGATCGCGGCATTTAAAGCTTTATCCAACAACACGCGCTTACGGATTCTCTCTTGGCTGAAGGAGCCGGAGAAGCATTTTCCTCGGCAGGAGGCCGCAGATATGCGTGAGGTGGGTGTGTGCGTGAAACACATTCAACACAAGGTCGGCCTCTCACAGTCGACTGTCTCCCTCTACCTGACCGAGCTGCAAGAGGCTGGCCTCGTCACCGTCACACGGCTAGGTCAGTGGACATATTACAAACGCGATGAGAAGGGCATCGAAGCCCTGGCACGGCACATCAAGCGTAGTCTCTAG
- a CDS encoding ParB/RepB/Spo0J family partition protein — protein sequence MSIEQQSEHREMDRLIEQYVADPQSLSLEEQRRIYEHFLNRAGTDDAEADQLKLALQAVDQALGRAKQGDPAFRVTPRGTYRRRDAEMKLVPIDALIPNDDNQDLFRDMEGEDFEQLKASIQELGVIEPLVVDEEMRVICGHQRLRAAKALGVGSVPAVIRAVGEPETRAMITIEENIRRRQLQPSEMARAIKKLAELKSRTGQVAAAVGLSDRQVQRYRGLSDLISELSALLDGGTLTQQVAIQLAQLDETVQREVYQAMKDRMARTLEEQKSVEFETMHAGLLKELDDLSAGAKKLTERDGELTARLTELQQRLDRAEGQVGGEIKAKKILEEELEKVRAEMYRKVQEKQALIDKLTKNTEPTVVPPPDYQALKSENAKLKAALKERGESVAKATPQAGAVLAELDALIGTRLLAIDPDSLTRNISPAAKDQLQSLLRKLEAWIAGVKQRLGAPRIATKKS from the coding sequence ATGAGCATCGAGCAACAGAGTGAGCATCGCGAGATGGACCGGCTCATCGAGCAATACGTCGCAGATCCGCAGAGCCTCTCATTGGAGGAGCAGCGACGGATCTATGAGCACTTTCTGAACCGCGCTGGCACGGACGACGCCGAAGCCGATCAGTTGAAGCTGGCGCTTCAGGCCGTAGATCAAGCCCTGGGCCGCGCCAAGCAGGGGGATCCGGCGTTTCGGGTCACCCCACGGGGGACGTACCGGCGGCGCGACGCCGAGATGAAACTGGTGCCGATCGACGCCCTGATTCCTAACGACGACAATCAGGACCTGTTTCGGGACATGGAGGGCGAGGACTTTGAGCAACTCAAGGCCTCCATTCAGGAACTCGGGGTGATCGAGCCGTTGGTCGTGGACGAAGAGATGCGCGTCATTTGCGGCCACCAACGGCTGCGGGCGGCGAAGGCGCTGGGTGTGGGATCGGTCCCGGCGGTGATCCGGGCAGTAGGGGAGCCCGAGACCCGGGCCATGATCACGATCGAAGAGAACATCCGCCGGCGCCAGCTCCAGCCTTCTGAGATGGCCCGCGCCATCAAGAAACTCGCGGAGCTGAAGAGCCGAACCGGGCAGGTGGCCGCGGCGGTCGGGCTTTCCGATCGGCAGGTCCAACGCTATCGCGGTCTCTCGGATCTCATCTCCGAGCTGTCGGCCCTGCTGGACGGCGGCACGCTGACGCAGCAGGTGGCGATTCAGTTGGCCCAGTTGGACGAGACCGTGCAGCGCGAGGTGTATCAGGCCATGAAGGACCGGATGGCCAGGACCCTGGAGGAGCAGAAATCGGTTGAGTTCGAAACGATGCACGCCGGGCTCCTCAAAGAACTCGACGATTTATCGGCGGGGGCCAAGAAGCTAACGGAGCGCGACGGCGAGCTGACTGCGCGTCTGACCGAATTACAACAGCGCCTGGATCGCGCGGAGGGACAGGTCGGGGGCGAGATCAAGGCCAAAAAGATCCTGGAGGAGGAACTCGAGAAGGTCCGCGCCGAGATGTACCGGAAGGTCCAGGAGAAGCAGGCGCTGATCGACAAACTCACGAAAAACACCGAACCGACAGTGGTCCCACCGCCCGATTACCAGGCGCTCAAATCCGAGAACGCCAAACTCAAGGCCGCGTTGAAAGAGAGAGGGGAGTCCGTCGCAAAAGCAACGCCCCAGGCCGGCGCCGTTTTGGCCGAACTGGACGCCCTCATCGGTACCCGGTTATTGGCGATCGATCCTGACTCCCTCACTCGGAACATCTCACCAGCCGCGAAAGACCAGCTCCAATCTCTCCTGCGAAAACTGGAGGCTTGGATCGCAGGTGTCAAACAACGGCTCGGCGCTCCTCGTATCGCCACCAAGAAGTCCTGA